TAGAGCGCGTTGGCCTTCAGCGCCAGCTTCCACGAGAGCATGTAGGCGCTCTTGCAGTCCTCGACGGTCGCGTCGTTCGGCATGTTGATCGTCTTCGAGATCGCACCCGAGATGAACGGCTGAGCCGCAGCCATCATGCGGATGTGGCTCTCGACCGAGAGGTAACGCTTGCCGGTGCGGCCGCACGGGTTGGCGCAGTCGAACACCGCCAGGTCGGCATCTTTCAGATGCGGAGCACCCTCGACGGTCATCGCACCGCAGACGTGAATGTTCGCGGCCTCGATCTCGGCCTTGGAGAAGCCAAGGAAGGGAAGGAGCTCGAAGGTGGGATCGGCGAGCTTCTCGGCCGGCACCTTGATGGTGTTCAGCAGGAAGTCCTCACCCAGCGTCCACTTGTTGAAGGCGAACTTGATGTCGAAGGCGCTCTTGAGAGCGTCCTTCAGCTTCGCCAGCTGCGAGTCGCCGAAGCCCTTGGCACGCAGCGTCGCGGGATTGATCGCCGGCGCCTGGTCGATGTTGCCGTGGCCGACCGCATAGACCTCGATCTCGGCGATCTGGCTCTCGCCATAGCCGAGGGCGCGCAGCGCGCCGGGCACGGCCTGGTTGATGATCTTGAAGTAGCCGCCGCCGGCCAGCTTCTTGAACTTCACCAGCGCGAAGTCGGGCTCGATGCCGGTGGTGTCGCAGTCCATCAGCAGGCCGATCGTACCGGTCGGCGCGATGCAGGTTGTCTGCGCGTTGCGGTAACCGTGCTTCTCGCCGAGCCTGACTGCGGTGTCCCAGGCCTTCCCCGCGGCCTGCGAGAGCGTGTCGAACATGTCGCCATCCTTCTGGATCATGCTCTTGAGCACGCCATGGTCCAGCGGAACCGGCGCAACCGAAAGGCCCTCATAGCCCGTCGAGCGGCCGTGAGCGGCGAGGCGATGATTGCGCATGACGCGCATCATGTTGTCGGCGTTCTCCGGATAGCGGCGGAAGGTGCCGAGCTCGCCGGCGATCTCCGCCGAGGTGGCATAGGCGTCGCCCGTCATGATCGCCGTCAGCGCGGCGTTCAGGACGCGACCTTCGCTCGAATCGTAGGGCAGGCCCATGGTCATCAGCAGGCCGCCGATGTTGGCATAGCCGAGGCCGAGCGTGCGGTAGTCGAAGGAACGCAGGGCGATCTCCGACGACGGGAACTGCGCCATCATGACCGAGATCTCCAGGACGACGGTCCAGAGACGGTTCGAGTGACGATACCCCTTCACGTCGAAGGTGCGGGTCTCCGGGTCGTAGTAGGTCAGGAGGTTGAGCGACGCCAGATTGCAGGCCGTGTCGTCCAGGAACATGTACTCCGAGCACGGGTTCGAGCCGTTGATGCGGCCGCCGGCCGGGCAGGTGTGCCAGTCGTTCATGGTCGTGTTGAAGTGCAGGCCCGGATCCGCCGACGCCCAGGCGGCGTAGCCGATCTTCTCCCAGAGGTCGCGCGCCTTCAGCGTCTTGTGGACCTTGCGGTCGGTGCGGCGGATGAGGTTCCAGTCACCGTCCTTCTCGACGGCGCGCAGGAAATCGTCGCTGAGCGAGACCGAATTGTTCGAGTTCTGGCCGGCGACCGTGTTGTAGGCCTCGGAATCCCAGTCGGTGTCGTAGGTGGCGAAGTCCAGCGCGTTGTAGCCCTGCTTGGCGAACTGCAGCACGCGCTTGATGTAGTTGTCCGGAACAACGTCCCTGCGGGCGTGCTTGATCGCGCGCTTCAGCGGCTGGTTCTTGGTCGGATCGACCTCGAGGCGCCCTTCGCCGTCCTGGGCGGCAGCCATGATCGCGAGCAGGTGCTTCTTGACGATCTTGGAGCCGGTGACGAGAGCCGCGACCTTCTGCTCCTCCTTCACCTTCCAGTCGATGTAGGTCTCGATATCCGGATGATCGATGTCGAGCACGACCATCTTGGCCGCGCGGCGCGTGGTGCCGCCCGACTTGATGGCGCCGGCGGCACGGTCGCCGATCTTGAGGAACGACATCACGCCCGACGACTTGCCGCCGCCCGAAAGCTTCTCGCTCTCGCCGCGCAGGTTCGAGAAGTTCGTCCCGGTGCCCGAGCCGTATTTGAACAGGCGCGCCTCGCGGACCCAGAGGTCCATGATACCGCCCTCGTTGACGAGGTCGTCGGTGATCGACTGGATGAAACAGGCATGCGGCTGCGGATGCTCATAGCTCGATGCCGAGGCCACGAGCTCGCTCGTGAAGGGGTCGACGTAGAAGTGCCCCTGGCCCGGGCCATCGATGCCGTAGGCCCAATGCAGGCCGGTGTTGAACCACTGCGGCGAGTTCGGCGCCGCCATCTGCTTGGCGAGCATGTAGCGCAGTTCGTCGTGGAAGACGTGCGCATCCTCCTCCGAGGAGAAGTAGCCGCCCTTCCAGCCCCAGTAGGCCCAGCAGCCGACCAGTCGGTCGAAAACCTGTGCCGCATTCTGCTCGCCGCCGAAGCGCTCACCCTCCGGGAGCTCTGCCAGCGCCGCCTCGTCGGCGACCGAGCGCCAGAGCCAGGACGGAACGCTCTCTTCCTCGACCTTCTTCAGGCGGGCGGGCACGCCGGCGCGGCGAAAATACTTCTGCGCGATGATGTCGACCGCGACCTGGCTGAAGTTCTCCGGAACCTCCATGTCGCGGGCGCTGAAGACGACCGAGCCATCGGGATTCTTGATTTCGGAATTGGCCTTGCGGAAGGCGATCGCGCCGTATGCGCCCGTCGTCGCCTTGGTGAAGAAACGCTGGAACTTCATGGTGACCTCGTCAGGGTGGCATCGAGCGCCACAAGGATCAGAAATTTCAATCCTTGCAGCTGAACTCGAATCGTTGGTCTGGACAATGACCTTGCATGTCCGATTCGAAAGACAGAACTACTAAATCTTGTGTCGGCTCTGCAGAATGATCAACAGCCCCACTAGGGATTGATGGGCGCGGCAGGAAATTGGAGGGTACCCGTCCACCGAAAATTCGATTTCACATCATCGGCATCGGTGCGGGGGCGAAGAGATCGCCATCGTACATGTCGGCATAGGTCTGCTCCGGGCGCGGCGGTTTCGGCTTGCCGAAGCGCGCGCGGTCATCGAGACGCGTGTAGCGAGCCTCAGCGCCGTAAGGGATCCAGATGGTGCTGGAGACGCCAGGGATCCGCGGAATGGCGCGCAGCTTCGGATCGGTGATCCAGATGAACCAGGCGTAGGCTGTGGCAGTGCTGGCGTCGGGATCCCAGCAGCCCTTCGTCATCGGCACGCGCTCGGAGTACTGGGCGATGATGTCCGGGGCGCAGGGCAGGAAAATTCGCTGATAGCGGTCCTTGCCCTCGACCCAGACGGTACGCAGGAGCATGGCGACGATCTTCGTAGCTTCGGTCAGGGCGCGCTCGACGAATTCGACGGCAAGGTTGAAGGGCGGATTGGTCGCGATGATGTCGACATCCTCCTTGCGCTTGGCGACGTCTGCACCTTCTCCGACATAGCTCCCGAGATCGTAGCCGCGGCCGTAATCGTGGACGTCTGAGGCGTGGACACGCGAGACGTATTCCCGCTGCACCTCGGTCATATGCCCCTCGCCTGCCGCGGGATCCCAAACTGACAGCGACTGAACTGGTCCCGCGCTGCGCTGGAGCACGCCACCACCGAACAAGGGGCGGAACTTGATCAGCGGCAGGCCGGTCGCCTGATCCTTTTCCCGGTCGAAGAGCACGTCCTCGAAGAACGCCCTGGTCGCCCACGGTGGGGTTGGGAAGAAGTCGAGGCTGTCGATCGCCTCATGTCTCTGTGCCATGACCGCATGGGTCGACAGCCCGGAGGACGCGCGTTTGGCCATTTGGAGCTTCGCTAACTGACGGTGCTATCGGAAAGGATTGTTTCTGCGCTCCTTGCAAGCCGCAAACCCCGCACTGCTTCATTCGCAGGGGCGTTGGCGCCTGGCAGCGCGCCTGAATTGGCCCGGCCTATGCCACGATTTCGGGGTAGCCTTCGTGGCGGAACGGAATGTCGTCATCTAAACTTGACGACGGGAGCGTCACACGAGACCGATCGAACGAAGGACCGCTGGCGCCACCGCCATAACCCGCCGAAGCCGGCCTGGGCGAGGATCCGGGGCGAGCCGGCGGCGTCGGCCGGGCCACGCCATTCGCGAGCGAGGAAGGCGCAGGCTGCGGGCGCGGAGTCCCGCCCGCCGGAGGCGCCGGGCGAGCCCCAGGAGGACCAGAACGCTGCGCAGCGGGCGGCGGTGCATTCGCAGCAGTCGAGCGCCCAGCCTCCGCATCCCCGCCATCGTCGGGAGCGCCGGTGTCATCATCAGCCTGGTTCGATTTCGTCGCGGCTGCTGCGAGGCCGCCCAGACCGGTCCGCGGCCCTGGCGTCGACGGGCCCGGGCCCGGCCGAGAAGCCGGCTGGGGCGCGTGCGTGGCGGCTGGAGCGGTACTTGCCTGCTCCGAGGCTCGCTGAGCCGCAGGAGAGCCATTGCTGGAGCTCGCAGGCTCGCGAGCAGGGGTCGCCGTGGACTGCGCCTTGACCACTGGCCGAGCTTCACCGCCGAGGATCTGGACATCGAAGCCTCGGCGAGCAGGAACCGAGACGAACGCTCCCTTGTCGTCATAGTCGAGACGACCCTCGACCTGAATCAGGCGCCCCTCAGAGAGCTGGTCGAAGATCGGCTGGACCAACATCTCCTCGTTGATGACGACGCGGTGCACGAGCTCCGTCTCGTCGTCGAGCGTGCGAATGCCAATCGTGGTGACGCGAGAACGTCCCTGAAGGGCCACCGTAGGTGCGGCATGGATGGCGCCGACGAGGAAGAGCTTGTTCACGGATGGGTAGGTCGTCATGTCGATCCTTGGATCGTTCCTTGAATTGAGAGTCCACGGTCCTTCAAGAGCGCGCCTTCATCAAGGAATTGTGCACCTAGGCATAGCTTGAAACGGCTTCACTGAGAACACTCAGCTTTTTCGTTTCACCGGCCCCCATAGTTTGTCACGACCGAATCCATAGTTTGGTCACGCGCGCCCAATGGCCCCCCATAGTTTGAAACACTTATTTGGCAGTGTTTCCGAGGGCCTAAAATCGGGCGCATACTCCCCCTCGTCGACGTATATTCCGCCTTCGCGGGGCGGCAGAGGCGTTCCTAGGCTGATGGAAATCTGATTCGCGCTCGCGAAGCCAGCCGATGGGCTGTGAAGAGCCTGTTTATGTGGCATCTGGCGTCGTCCCGGCGCCGAATTCGCTCGACACAACGATCGCCAACGCGCCTGAACGGCCCTCTCCTCCTTTAAATGAGGCGCGGAGTGCCCGCGCGCTACGTCAAATCCTGAAATCTGGTGCTTTGAAATTGCTACGAGATTTCCATTTTGAACCCATAAGTTGTCACACAACGAACCCATAGTTTGGAAACAGCGCGCCGCCCCCCACATGGCTCGCTTCCAAGCTTGCTTTCCCAATCGATGTGAACCCACTCGGCCGCGGCCAAGCGGGGTATTGCCGGTTCAAAACGCCGCCTACCTGTCTACGAGAGCGCTTCCGTGAAGCATTCCCCGCCATACACGCGGAAAGCTACCGCCGATCAGTCCCTTGTCGCGGGCGTTTTGAAAGGAATGGCTTCCAGATCCATGTCCTTGCCGCTGCTGATCGCACCGCGCAGCCGCAGAGTGAAGGCATAACATGAAAATAGGCGGATTGATTTTACGGGGAAACCCTGGGTTCAAACCCATAGTTTGTCCCATTTCAAACCCATAGTTTGGAAAGCAGTCCTACGTGCAGCCGCATGCCATCAAAGGGCCATGGCGGGGGCCGTCCATGAGCCTTGTGAGCTCTTCCGCCATCCTGCGGTCAATCAACCTTGCAATCACGGAGTTCAGTTTCGGATTTGGAGGGTAGGTTATTTCGACCGCCCGCTTGGGCCACGGCGAAGCAGTGGTCGACGAGCATCTCTCGGCCAAAGGCGTCGCATCACATTCGGCGCGAACGCTCAAATTCCCCCGTTCCGCAACCAGCGCTTCGAGGGGCCAATAGCTCCGCTGGTGAGGGTGGCCCTTCGGCGCATCGCCGGCACCTGGGCGGACGGCTTGGCGTCGATCAGTCCGTTGTAGGCGCGCGTTTGAAAAGGATTGGCGTCCAGATCCAGGTCCTTTGAGCTGTTGCGCGCCACCCCCAACAGCGAACTGCAGCCATAGTGTGAAAATAGGCGGATTGTTTTTCCAGGGGAATCTTGCGTTCAAACCCATAGGTTGATCCATTTCAAACCCA
The window above is part of the Hyphomicrobiales bacterium genome. Proteins encoded here:
- the nrdJ gene encoding Vitamin B12-dependent ribonucleotide reductase, with the protein product MKFQRFFTKATTGAYGAIAFRKANSEIKNPDGSVVFSARDMEVPENFSQVAVDIIAQKYFRRAGVPARLKKVEEESVPSWLWRSVADEAALAELPEGERFGGEQNAAQVFDRLVGCWAYWGWKGGYFSSEEDAHVFHDELRYMLAKQMAAPNSPQWFNTGLHWAYGIDGPGQGHFYVDPFTSELVASASSYEHPQPHACFIQSITDDLVNEGGIMDLWVREARLFKYGSGTGTNFSNLRGESEKLSGGGKSSGVMSFLKIGDRAAGAIKSGGTTRRAAKMVVLDIDHPDIETYIDWKVKEEQKVAALVTGSKIVKKHLLAIMAAAQDGEGRLEVDPTKNQPLKRAIKHARRDVVPDNYIKRVLQFAKQGYNALDFATYDTDWDSEAYNTVAGQNSNNSVSLSDDFLRAVEKDGDWNLIRRTDRKVHKTLKARDLWEKIGYAAWASADPGLHFNTTMNDWHTCPAGGRINGSNPCSEYMFLDDTACNLASLNLLTYYDPETRTFDVKGYRHSNRLWTVVLEISVMMAQFPSSEIALRSFDYRTLGLGYANIGGLLMTMGLPYDSSEGRVLNAALTAIMTGDAYATSAEIAGELGTFRRYPENADNMMRVMRNHRLAAHGRSTGYEGLSVAPVPLDHGVLKSMIQKDGDMFDTLSQAAGKAWDTAVRLGEKHGYRNAQTTCIAPTGTIGLLMDCDTTGIEPDFALVKFKKLAGGGYFKIINQAVPGALRALGYGESQIAEIEVYAVGHGNIDQAPAINPATLRAKGFGDSQLAKLKDALKSAFDIKFAFNKWTLGEDFLLNTIKVPAEKLADPTFELLPFLGFSKAEIEAANIHVCGAMTVEGAPHLKDADLAVFDCANPCGRTGKRYLSVESHIRMMAAAQPFISGAISKTINMPNDATVEDCKSAYMLSWKLALKANALYRDGSKLSQPLNSALISEDDEDADDAIEAFHQQPMAARAAQVTERIVEKVVERVERKREREKMPDRRTGYIQKSGVGGHKLYVHTGEYKDGRLGEIFIDMHKEGAAFRAMMNNFAIAVSLGLQYGVPLEEYVDAFVGTRFEPAGFVQGNDMIKSATSILDFVFRELAISYLQRFDLANVQPEDTSPTAMGLPVSTGLVRGRVTEHLRVVEGSVVRQEASPDHGRGVVVAMDGNAALKIEPIRPPQTERVTEATVLKLFENAPKAAEAQKREDAKAMGYTGEICENPSCNSSRMRKAGTCSVCEDCAQSSSCG
- a CDS encoding hypothetical protein (Evidence 5 : Unknown function) → MGSHRLGKQAWKRAMWGAARCFQTMGSLCDNLWVQNGNLVAISKHQISGFDVARGHSAPHLKEERAVQARWRSLCRANSAPGRRQMPHKQALHSPSAGFASANQISISLGTPLPPREGGIYVDEGEYAPDFRPSETLPNKCFKLWGAIGRA
- a CDS encoding hypothetical protein (Evidence 5 : Unknown function), producing the protein MGVARNSSKDLDLDANPFQTRAYNGLIDAKPSAQVPAMRRRATLTSGAIGPSKRWLRNGGI
- a CDS encoding conserved hypothetical protein (Evidence 4 : Unknown function but conserved in other organisms), which produces MAKRASSGLSTHAVMAQRHEAIDSLDFFPTPPWATRAFFEDVLFDREKDQATGLPLIKFRPLFGGGVLQRSAGPVQSLSVWDPAAGEGHMTEVQREYVSRVHASDVHDYGRGYDLGSYVGEGADVAKRKEDVDIIATNPPFNLAVEFVERALTEATKIVAMLLRTVWVEGKDRYQRIFLPCAPDIIAQYSERVPMTKGCWDPDASTATAYAWFIWITDPKLRAIPRIPGVSSTIWIPYGAEARYTRLDDRARFGKPKPPRPEQTYADMYDGDLFAPAPMPMM
- a CDS encoding conserved hypothetical protein (Evidence 4 : Unknown function but conserved in other organisms); the encoded protein is MTTYPSVNKLFLVGAIHAAPTVALQGRSRVTTIGIRTLDDETELVHRVVINEEMLVQPIFDQLSEGRLIQVEGRLDYDDKGAFVSVPARRGFDVQILGGEARPVVKAQSTATPAREPASSSNGSPAAQRASEQASTAPAATHAPQPASRPGPGPSTPGPRTGLGGLAAAATKSNQADDDTGAPDDGGDAEAGRSTAANAPPPAAQRSGPPGARPAPPAGGTPRPQPAPSSLANGVARPTPPARPGSSPRPASAGYGGGASGPSFDRSRVTLPSSSLDDDIPFRHEGYPEIVA